A portion of the Halopelagius inordinatus genome contains these proteins:
- a CDS encoding SIR2 family protein: protein MTHLENYRAEIKEEIEKTVGSVPVQPIVFAGSGLSIRYFSGPSWDQLLSQMASSCPKLEHNYGYYRQSRDATEMGSLLADRFSQWAWDKNEEKFSDIDLKYEDTPDIYLKTEISKYFKSITPDSAEDLKEEKLDEDLGLDQAQKEIRKLREIQPHAVVTTNYDRFLENIFNNEGREDEKYDVVVGEEILRSPHKSIGEILKIHGTVTDPSSLTLTSEDYEEFTSRKRYLSSKMLTYFAEHPLLIVGYSATDPNIRSILSWVNQLLPEDEVTAKDIYFLEFDRNIKEYEEYPRMKRIQLGKDRFISVNRIIARDFDWVFDAFASGEGFEVDVRYLRKLLANTYEVVRSKSSDERVVDHKRIEDVAEDKEELATVLGVSAGGKNRGFIFDHDLSPQEMYEKIGLSSAYDFKRKVLKPIYEETGMNITGFNNKYHIAFFNPSVTYRRYSDSAVDLFSEILAGNEFHIQIPKSRVDEEHESRGLDMSDILE, encoded by the coding sequence GTGACTCATTTAGAAAATTATCGGGCGGAAATAAAAGAAGAAATCGAGAAAACGGTCGGATCGGTACCCGTTCAGCCAATCGTATTTGCAGGATCAGGCCTTTCGATACGATACTTTTCGGGACCGAGTTGGGACCAACTTCTGAGTCAGATGGCATCAAGTTGTCCGAAGCTTGAACACAATTACGGATACTACCGTCAGAGCCGGGATGCTACTGAGATGGGGAGTCTCTTGGCTGATCGGTTTTCGCAGTGGGCATGGGATAAAAATGAGGAGAAATTCTCTGATATAGATCTTAAATATGAGGATACTCCAGACATCTATCTAAAGACTGAAATTTCGAAGTATTTCAAGAGTATCACGCCCGACTCAGCGGAGGATTTAAAAGAAGAGAAGTTGGATGAAGACTTAGGTTTAGACCAAGCACAGAAAGAAATACGGAAACTTCGTGAGATACAGCCTCATGCGGTGGTAACCACTAACTATGACCGCTTCCTTGAAAATATCTTTAATAATGAAGGCAGGGAAGATGAAAAGTATGATGTCGTTGTTGGAGAGGAAATCCTCCGATCACCACATAAAAGCATAGGTGAGATACTGAAAATTCACGGCACAGTAACGGACCCAAGTTCGCTCACTTTAACTTCAGAAGACTATGAGGAGTTCACAAGTCGAAAGCGATATTTAAGCTCTAAGATGCTTACGTATTTTGCTGAGCATCCTCTTTTGATTGTGGGTTATAGTGCGACCGACCCCAACATTCGGTCCATCCTGTCGTGGGTGAATCAACTACTTCCAGAAGACGAAGTAACCGCGAAAGACATCTACTTTCTTGAGTTTGACAGAAACATTAAGGAATACGAGGAATATCCTCGTATGAAACGGATTCAATTAGGAAAAGACCGTTTCATTTCCGTAAATCGAATTATTGCTCGCGATTTCGATTGGGTATTCGATGCCTTTGCTAGTGGGGAGGGTTTCGAAGTTGACGTTAGATACCTTCGCAAGCTTCTTGCTAATACATACGAAGTCGTTCGATCTAAATCATCCGACGAGCGAGTAGTTGATCATAAGCGTATTGAAGACGTTGCTGAGGATAAGGAGGAACTTGCGACTGTGTTAGGGGTCTCTGCGGGAGGGAAGAATCGTGGATTTATTTTTGATCATGATCTCTCTCCGCAAGAAATGTATGAGAAAATTGGTTTATCTTCGGCATATGATTTCAAGCGGAAGGTTCTAAAACCGATCTATGAAGAAACAGGGATGAATATTACTGGGTTCAATAATAAGTATCACATCGCATTTTTCAACCCCTCGGTAACATATCGTCGGTACTCCGACTCTGCAGTTGATCTCTTCAGCGAAATTCTAGCTGGTAATGAATTCCATATCCAAATTCCAAAGAGTAGAGTTGACGAAGAGCACGAGAGTCGTGGGCTTGATATGAGTGATATCCTAGAGTAA
- a CDS encoding tyrosine-type recombinase/integrase: MEPQLEPIEPDTAVELYLADRESELSKQTHRTHRGRLKLFLEWCAENDIENLNELTGRDTNRYKIRRSKDIKNVTLKSYMDTLRVFLRWATGIDAVHPELPDKVQSPSLQRGENERETHIDSETAEAILEYLRKYEYATLPHVTWELYWHTSMRRGGGRALDVDDFYPDEQYLDVCHRPETDTPLKNKYEGERPVSISTALTTVIDDWLSDQRPDVTDEHDRRPLLATNYGRAHGQTLQKYVYQWSRPCAIGDECPHDRNPETCEATQRHDTAHLCPSSISTHDIRRSSLTHALRSEVPVPAVSGRADVSADVLDKHYNQMTDVEKMEQRRDFFENI, encoded by the coding sequence ATGGAACCCCAACTCGAACCGATAGAACCTGACACCGCAGTAGAGCTATATCTCGCTGACCGCGAGAGCGAACTCTCGAAACAGACACACCGCACCCATCGTGGACGCCTGAAGCTCTTCCTCGAATGGTGCGCAGAGAACGACATCGAGAACCTCAACGAACTCACCGGACGCGATACAAACCGCTACAAAATCCGGCGCTCGAAAGACATCAAGAACGTCACGCTCAAGAGTTACATGGACACTCTTCGCGTATTCCTTCGCTGGGCGACAGGCATCGATGCTGTTCACCCGGAACTCCCTGACAAGGTCCAGTCTCCATCGCTTCAGCGCGGCGAGAACGAGCGTGAGACTCACATCGACAGTGAAACCGCTGAAGCGATACTAGAGTATCTCCGAAAATACGAGTACGCAACGCTCCCGCACGTAACGTGGGAACTCTACTGGCACACTTCGATGCGGCGTGGTGGAGGCCGTGCGCTCGATGTGGACGACTTCTACCCCGACGAACAGTACCTCGACGTATGCCATCGTCCCGAGACGGACACACCGCTGAAAAACAAGTACGAAGGCGAGCGACCTGTCTCAATCTCCACTGCCCTCACGACGGTCATCGACGACTGGCTCTCTGACCAGCGTCCCGATGTGACCGACGAACATGACCGTCGTCCACTTCTTGCAACGAATTATGGTCGAGCCCACGGCCAGACACTCCAAAAGTACGTCTACCAGTGGTCCCGTCCCTGTGCTATCGGTGATGAGTGCCCTCACGATCGAAATCCTGAGACGTGTGAAGCGACCCAACGACACGATACAGCCCATCTCTGTCCTTCGTCGATCAGCACGCACGACATACGCCGGTCAAGTCTCACCCACGCGCTTAGGAGCGAAGTCCCGGTCCCAGCAGTAAGTGGTCGAGCCGACGTTTCTGCTGATGTACTCGACAAGCACTATAACCAGATGACCGATGTCGAAAAGATGGAACAGCGGAGGGACTTCTTCGAGAATATCTAA
- a CDS encoding DUF262 domain-containing protein yields MDEYLPETERISEILPRLNDSLFIPCLQRDYCWNQNQIKMLWDSLLRGLPLGSLLIWDDEGEGPRREPAYSFLQHYVDSRAFSFEDEGHIRRYSQRYDFGDIPESYSLVLDGQQRLTSFFLSLTGTFTTRRHGGWVKNRGAWNQRKLYFDLLSGDQSGEHDRDLVYEFRFRKSGGLSESGDRYWFAVSRLVDDSGELTTDSFLEKDAFLDETIPEVQESVDSAEHERVESNLKRLWWGVNRREAILCERTLTDEKTARELFIRRNKAGKMLSGVDILLALLTGYWKKIDEDGGPTDAKKQIEQFTESLSRDDDLTESGFTFGKNFVLRTLLLFSGERPAFRANGRYDGDDLREAETIFYDDQFEQALRDAFELSSEFGFHNGALSSKNVVAPISQYQYETDTSTSASGSAIRYWLATTVLNGVFGNIGTERVLKTARGHIEESDSGRFPATEILDDLRGSGAVVQLNSEVLDELLEEVDYRSGARRNVLLTHLYQNRRAGHKEYEVDHIFPRGKLGDEAFLREMGVEPERIDWFKDNRDHIANLQLLTPKENQSKSDRDLTDWLERIDDEKVESIPDKGEYFEQHRVPEDPDLHEYQNYPEFVERRLDLVRNRLETKLPLKETL; encoded by the coding sequence ATGGACGAGTACCTCCCGGAGACGGAACGAATCAGTGAGATACTTCCTCGATTGAACGATTCGTTGTTCATTCCGTGTCTCCAACGCGATTACTGCTGGAATCAGAATCAAATCAAGATGCTGTGGGACTCTCTCCTTCGGGGACTACCTCTCGGATCACTATTGATCTGGGACGATGAAGGCGAAGGACCGCGAAGAGAGCCCGCTTACTCGTTCCTCCAGCACTACGTAGATTCGCGCGCGTTCTCGTTCGAGGACGAAGGGCACATCCGGCGTTACAGTCAGCGGTACGACTTCGGAGACATCCCCGAGTCCTATTCACTCGTACTTGATGGCCAACAGCGACTGACCTCGTTCTTCCTCAGCCTGACCGGGACCTTCACGACCCGGAGACACGGAGGGTGGGTCAAGAATCGAGGAGCGTGGAATCAACGGAAGCTGTACTTCGACCTACTATCAGGAGATCAATCCGGCGAACACGACCGTGACCTCGTTTACGAGTTCAGGTTCAGGAAGTCCGGCGGACTGAGCGAATCGGGTGACCGTTACTGGTTCGCAGTTAGTCGGCTGGTAGACGACTCTGGCGAACTCACAACCGACTCGTTCCTCGAAAAGGACGCGTTCCTTGACGAGACAATCCCCGAGGTACAGGAGAGTGTCGACAGTGCGGAACACGAGCGCGTCGAATCGAATCTAAAACGACTCTGGTGGGGCGTGAATCGACGAGAAGCAATCCTCTGTGAACGAACACTCACAGACGAAAAGACTGCGAGGGAGCTGTTCATCCGGCGCAATAAAGCGGGCAAGATGTTGAGTGGCGTAGACATACTACTGGCCCTTCTCACCGGCTACTGGAAGAAAATCGATGAGGACGGAGGACCGACCGACGCGAAGAAGCAGATCGAGCAGTTCACCGAGTCACTGTCGAGGGACGACGATCTCACCGAATCGGGGTTTACCTTCGGGAAGAACTTCGTGCTCCGTACTCTCCTCCTGTTCTCGGGTGAGCGACCAGCGTTTCGAGCGAATGGACGATACGATGGTGACGACCTCCGCGAAGCAGAGACGATTTTCTACGACGACCAATTCGAGCAGGCGTTACGGGATGCGTTTGAACTCTCTTCCGAGTTCGGCTTCCACAACGGGGCACTATCCAGCAAGAACGTCGTCGCTCCCATCAGCCAGTATCAGTACGAGACAGACACCTCCACGAGCGCAAGTGGTTCTGCAATCCGATACTGGCTTGCCACTACAGTCCTGAACGGCGTGTTCGGGAACATCGGAACAGAGCGGGTTCTGAAAACGGCCAGAGGACACATCGAAGAGAGCGATAGTGGCCGCTTCCCTGCGACAGAAATTCTGGACGACCTTCGCGGGAGCGGCGCAGTCGTACAGTTGAACAGTGAGGTCCTTGACGAATTACTTGAGGAAGTAGACTATCGATCGGGTGCGCGTAGAAACGTGCTCCTCACTCACCTCTACCAGAACCGTAGAGCAGGCCACAAAGAGTACGAAGTGGATCACATCTTCCCGAGGGGAAAGCTAGGCGACGAAGCGTTCCTGCGGGAGATGGGAGTGGAACCAGAACGTATCGACTGGTTCAAAGATAACCGAGACCACATCGCAAACCTCCAACTCCTCACCCCGAAGGAGAATCAATCGAAGAGCGACCGAGATCTCACCGACTGGCTGGAACGGATTGACGATGAGAAGGTGGAATCAATCCCCGACAAGGGCGAGTATTTCGAACAACACCGGGTACCCGAGGACCCGGATCTCCACGAGTATCAGAACTACCCGGAGTTCGTGGAACGCCGGTTGGATTTAGTGAGGAATCGGCTGGAGACGAAGCTCCCGCTCAAAGAAACTCTTTAA
- a CDS encoding AI-2E family transporter, whose translation MPDTGFELPDGRARIGWWVFVLALAAAAAFVAYSFVGMVVLGVFGYYATRPIYQRLKPVIGSDGIAAWLTLLTVLLPVAAILFFAGFQLFQQVQQSLGNTAGTLALLENYLGVGTLPAGQRQTLAQLIQDPGQVVSNPRQTLQRVLQTGMRVVSAAISTVLLLGLSVTLSYFLLKNDEELSDGLRQLFGGGDTTAYAYAAAVDEDIESVFFGNFLFVVVMAVIAAAVYWGTNLVAPPELQIPMVFVLAFLTGVASLVPIVVGKVIYLPVVAYLGFQAVRLGGNQLPLVGGLLVVYFLVLDILPQTFIQPYITGRQLDMVVMMFAYLLGPTLFGWYGFFLLPILFVLMLEVVRIVLPELVHGESLTPTVSMGESVGADPQSTRAESLDGDAAESGDE comes from the coding sequence ATGCCCGACACCGGATTCGAACTCCCGGACGGTCGCGCACGAATCGGCTGGTGGGTATTCGTTCTCGCACTCGCGGCGGCGGCGGCGTTCGTCGCGTACTCGTTCGTGGGGATGGTAGTGCTCGGCGTCTTCGGCTACTACGCGACCCGACCGATATACCAGCGACTCAAGCCCGTCATCGGCTCGGACGGGATTGCAGCGTGGCTGACGCTTCTGACGGTTCTGCTCCCGGTAGCGGCAATCCTGTTTTTCGCGGGGTTTCAGCTGTTCCAGCAGGTCCAGCAGTCCCTCGGAAACACCGCGGGCACCCTCGCGCTCCTCGAGAACTATCTCGGAGTCGGAACGCTACCGGCCGGTCAACGCCAGACGCTCGCGCAACTCATCCAAGACCCCGGTCAGGTCGTCTCGAACCCTCGACAGACGCTCCAGCGGGTCCTTCAGACGGGTATGAGAGTCGTGTCGGCCGCCATCAGTACGGTGTTGTTGCTGGGGCTTTCGGTGACGCTCTCGTACTTCCTCTTGAAGAACGACGAGGAACTCTCGGACGGTCTGCGCCAACTGTTCGGCGGCGGCGACACCACGGCCTACGCGTACGCCGCGGCAGTCGACGAAGACATAGAGTCCGTCTTCTTCGGAAACTTCCTCTTCGTCGTCGTCATGGCGGTCATCGCGGCGGCCGTCTACTGGGGAACGAACCTCGTCGCGCCGCCGGAACTCCAGATTCCGATGGTGTTCGTGCTCGCGTTCCTCACCGGCGTCGCCAGCCTCGTGCCCATCGTCGTCGGGAAGGTCATCTACCTCCCGGTGGTCGCCTACCTCGGCTTTCAGGCGGTGCGTCTCGGCGGAAACCAACTGCCGTTGGTGGGCGGCCTCCTCGTCGTCTACTTTCTCGTCCTCGATATCCTCCCGCAGACGTTTATCCAACCGTACATCACGGGCCGCCAACTGGACATGGTGGTGATGATGTTCGCGTATCTGCTCGGTCCCACCCTGTTCGGCTGGTACGGCTTTTTCCTCCTTCCGATACTGTTCGTCTTGATGCTCGAAGTCGTGCGTATCGTCCTCCCCGAACTCGTCCACGGCGAGTCGCTCACACCCACGGTATCGATGGGCGAATCGGTCGGGGCCGACCCTCAGTCGACGCGCGCGGAATCGCTCGACGGCGACGCCGCCGAGTCGGGCGACGAATGA
- a CDS encoding HNH endonuclease, with protein MTGDWAVSSYSNGFSPETKQNLHDLYSNRCAICGQKRESPFGRPEAEAAHIHPVQHGGPDRETNGLLLCRRCHWGFDSGWLSLRDDYSIIVADATSTHGYESFHQFSDRSLVQPSTDDLEPEVRFVQVHRKLFGFDPINTGDRLTIGGLRNRETRLVDGRRVIVEGSADDALLVNCSVTDTGPERVRCNHHRTLKRRSTLTADSPDSPFELTSSDITFDRLERYIREIKEEQTGVAQKWEWGRLFRRARTKYGYSHEEIAETIDVEGASALQVQRSERVYDMFPDRDYEEGGLSYSAIAELQRIFSQTDDARSAYDCIIATGHSLTVEETRAWVELLLAEREVTRESVRESLRQHGDSREAGFQESVRRVLDVQAEYESSYSGSSA; from the coding sequence ATGACTGGGGATTGGGCGGTGAGTAGTTATTCGAACGGGTTCTCCCCCGAGACGAAGCAGAACCTCCACGACCTGTACTCGAATCGCTGTGCGATATGCGGTCAGAAGCGCGAATCTCCATTCGGACGTCCCGAGGCCGAGGCCGCACACATCCACCCCGTACAACACGGCGGGCCCGATCGAGAGACCAACGGTTTACTCCTCTGCCGTCGCTGTCACTGGGGGTTCGACTCTGGGTGGCTCAGTTTACGAGACGACTACAGCATCATCGTCGCAGACGCCACTTCGACTCACGGCTATGAGTCCTTCCACCAGTTTAGCGATCGTTCTCTCGTCCAGCCCAGTACAGACGATCTTGAGCCGGAAGTACGCTTCGTGCAGGTCCACCGAAAGTTGTTCGGCTTCGACCCCATCAACACTGGCGACCGACTGACGATCGGTGGCCTACGAAACAGAGAGACACGCCTCGTAGACGGACGACGCGTTATCGTCGAAGGAAGTGCAGACGATGCCCTACTCGTCAATTGTAGCGTCACGGATACCGGGCCTGAACGAGTGCGATGTAACCATCATCGGACACTCAAGCGCCGTTCGACACTTACGGCGGACTCCCCTGACTCACCGTTCGAGCTAACATCCTCCGACATCACGTTCGATCGATTAGAACGCTACATCCGAGAAATCAAAGAAGAACAGACGGGTGTTGCGCAGAAATGGGAATGGGGACGGCTCTTCCGTAGGGCACGAACCAAGTACGGCTACTCCCACGAGGAGATAGCCGAGACGATCGATGTTGAGGGGGCTAGCGCTTTGCAGGTTCAACGCTCAGAGCGGGTTTACGATATGTTCCCTGACCGAGATTACGAGGAAGGAGGACTTTCATACTCGGCGATAGCGGAACTCCAACGCATCTTCTCTCAGACCGATGATGCTCGTTCTGCCTACGATTGTATCATCGCAACCGGCCATTCGCTCACGGTAGAGGAGACACGTGCATGGGTCGAACTACTGCTGGCTGAGAGAGAAGTAACCCGTGAATCAGTTCGAGAATCGCTTCGGCAACATGGGGATTCCCGTGAGGCGGGGTTTCAGGAGAGTGTTCGGCGTGTCCTTGACGTACAAGCCGAATACGAATCGAGCTACTCAGGGAGCTCAGCCTGA